Proteins co-encoded in one Paracrocinitomix mangrovi genomic window:
- a CDS encoding FAD-dependent oxidoreductase, whose translation MEKKKIAVIGAGPAGITAAYELSKKGHEVEVFEASPDVGGLSKTIDLWNQKVDLGPHRFFSNDTKVNQVWLEVVGKDYRMVDRLTRIYYKKKFYYYPLKPFDALKKLGLGTAFVCVMSYMKERIAPVKKDGSFETWVIGRFGYRLFSIFFKTYSEKLWGISCKDLDEDFAAQRIKKLSLFKAVWSAMFKGKKTKHKTLVDQFAYPLGGTGMVYERMRDNIVNKGNQVHLKSPVKRVICKNGKVNAVELVDGTVKDYDHVISSMPITHLVNNMDEVPEKVIEANNKLTFRNTLLVYLKVEGQDVFPDNWLYVHSSDLQMGRITNFRNWVPEINNNEDSTIVVLEYWAYDNDEIWNATDEDLIALGKDELRKTGLIKDLEISDGHVVKIPKCYPVYERGYKEPLKLVEDHLTSIDNLSVIGRYGAFKYNNQDHSILMGLLAAENIADGASNNLWEINTDYEDYQEKSTITESGLSHE comes from the coding sequence TTGGAAAAGAAAAAAATTGCTGTAATTGGAGCAGGGCCGGCAGGTATCACTGCGGCTTATGAATTATCAAAAAAAGGACATGAAGTTGAAGTTTTTGAAGCAAGTCCTGATGTTGGAGGATTGTCAAAAACAATTGATCTTTGGAATCAAAAAGTAGACTTAGGTCCACATAGATTTTTTAGCAACGACACCAAAGTCAACCAAGTATGGCTTGAGGTTGTAGGTAAAGACTACAGAATGGTTGATCGATTAACCAGAATCTATTATAAAAAGAAGTTTTATTACTATCCGCTTAAACCTTTTGACGCACTAAAAAAACTTGGGCTAGGAACTGCATTTGTTTGTGTAATGAGTTACATGAAAGAACGCATTGCTCCGGTTAAAAAAGACGGCTCATTTGAAACATGGGTTATAGGTAGATTTGGATATAGATTGTTTTCCATTTTCTTCAAAACCTACAGTGAAAAATTGTGGGGAATTAGTTGCAAAGATTTAGACGAAGATTTTGCGGCTCAGAGAATTAAAAAACTCTCTCTTTTTAAAGCAGTTTGGAGTGCTATGTTTAAAGGTAAAAAAACCAAACACAAAACACTTGTTGATCAATTTGCTTACCCACTTGGAGGAACAGGTATGGTTTACGAGAGAATGAGGGACAATATCGTTAACAAAGGGAATCAAGTACACCTAAAATCTCCTGTTAAGAGAGTAATTTGTAAAAACGGAAAAGTCAATGCTGTTGAACTAGTTGACGGAACCGTTAAAGATTATGATCATGTAATCTCTTCAATGCCCATTACTCATTTGGTTAACAATATGGACGAAGTTCCTGAAAAAGTAATTGAGGCAAATAATAAGCTAACTTTCAGAAACACTTTATTGGTTTACCTAAAGGTTGAAGGTCAAGATGTTTTCCCGGACAACTGGCTATATGTGCATAGCTCAGATTTACAAATGGGACGTATTACCAATTTTAGAAACTGGGTTCCTGAAATCAATAACAATGAAGATTCAACAATTGTAGTTTTAGAATATTGGGCATATGACAATGACGAAATCTGGAATGCTACTGATGAAGATTTAATTGCCTTAGGAAAAGATGAATTGCGTAAAACGGGCTTGATAAAAGATCTTGAAATATCAGATGGACATGTAGTAAAGATTCCTAAATGTTATCCTGTTTATGAAAGAGGATATAAGGAACCTTTAAAACTTGTTGAAGACCATTTAACTTCAATCGACAATTTATCCGTAATTGGAAGATATGGAGCCTTTAAATACAACAATCAGGATCACTCTATTCTCATGGGACTATTGGCAGCTGAAAACATTGCAGATGGTGCTAGCAACAATCTTTGGGAAATCAACACAGACTACGAAGACTATCAAGAAAAGTCTACCATAACTGAATCAGGTCTTAGTCATGAATAA
- a CDS encoding CoA transferase subunit B: MSLDKNGIAKRIAQELEDGWYVNLGIGIPTLVANYIPEGIEVEFQSENGILGMGPFPFEGEEDADLINAGKQTVTLQKGAVIFDSATSFAMIRGQHVQLTVLGAMEVAQNGDIANWKIPGRMVKGMGGAMDLVASAENIIVAMMHTNKKGESKLLKQCTLPLTGVGCVTKVVTDMAVLEIKDNKFHLIERAPGVSVEEIIAATEGDLVVPAEVPEMKI, translated from the coding sequence ATGTCACTGGATAAAAACGGAATCGCTAAAAGAATTGCACAAGAACTAGAAGATGGTTGGTATGTCAATCTTGGTATCGGAATCCCCACTTTGGTTGCTAATTATATTCCTGAAGGGATTGAAGTTGAGTTTCAATCTGAAAATGGAATTTTAGGAATGGGCCCATTTCCGTTCGAAGGTGAAGAAGATGCTGATTTAATCAACGCAGGAAAACAAACTGTAACACTACAAAAAGGAGCTGTAATTTTTGATTCTGCAACATCTTTTGCAATGATTAGAGGTCAGCACGTACAGTTAACTGTACTAGGCGCTATGGAAGTTGCTCAAAATGGTGACATTGCCAACTGGAAGATTCCAGGCAGAATGGTAAAAGGAATGGGAGGCGCAATGGATCTTGTGGCATCTGCTGAAAACATTATTGTTGCCATGATGCACACCAACAAAAAAGGAGAATCAAAACTACTTAAACAATGTACTTTACCTTTAACCGGCGTAGGCTGTGTAACCAAAGTGGTAACAGATATGGCCGTTCTTGAAATAAAAGACAATAAGTTTCATTTAATTGAACGTGCGCCCGGAGTTAGTGTGGAAGAAATTATTGCAGCTACTGAAGGCGATTTAGTAGTTCCTGCTGAAGTACCTGAAATGAAAATCTAA